A window from Fragaria vesca subsp. vesca linkage group LG5, FraVesHawaii_1.0, whole genome shotgun sequence encodes these proteins:
- the LOC101300727 gene encoding uncharacterized aarF domain-containing protein kinase At1g79600, chloroplastic-like yields MGGVAVAVIQPLTLCRPRGWAPAPTRLKSCGGKRKSGVRVRVKLARAALVEARPAAIRVRDDDEGKSVKVQIYRAGTAVDRAEDIQAEARAFARAANASVYTPELLVDKYGSSPVKVIRRTLKIVTALGTFGLNLFIDQRKGVLDQNKRRRAVELRRIFTRLGPTFVKLGQGLSTRPDVCPSEYLEELSELQDALPTFPDAEAFACIERELGVPLDSIYSTISPSPIAAASLGQVYKAKLKSTGQDVAVKVQRPGIEEAIGLDFFLIRNLGFFINKYVDIVTTDVVALIDEFARRVYQELNYVQEGQNARRFKKLYADKKDVLVPDIFWDYTSTKVLTMEWVNGVKLNEQAAIEGQGLKVLDLVNTGIQCSLRQLLEYGYFHADPHPGNLLATPEGKLAFLDFGMMSETPEEARFAIIGHVVHMVNRDYEAMANDYYALDFLSPDVDVSPIVPALRNFFDDALNSTVSELNFKTLVDGLGAVLYEYPFNVPAYYALILRSLTVLEGLALYADPNFKVLAASYPYFAKRLLTDPNPYLRDALIELLFQDGKFRWNRLESLLVQGSKDRDFSAKDALQPALKLLLGPDGEELRTLVVKEAVRVTEAFIWGTAIDTYNSMPEFMKGMIVNGNAIGPLAMSVAEQESMIALRDQVIRIWGLLRTSESFDPAILQPILLVLQQPEARSLGGKVIGGITQRLAARLLQQVLRVPTPAPASTL; encoded by the exons ATGGGAGGCGTCGCTGTGGCCGTTATCCAGCCGTTAACGCTGTGCCGGCCGCGTGGTTGGGCTCCGGCTCCGACGAGGCTAAAGAGTTGTGGTGGTAAGAGAAAGAGCGGCGTCAGAGTGAGAGTGAAGCTGGCGAGGGCAGCTCTGGTGGAGGCGAGACCGGCGGCCATAAGAGTTAGAGACGACGACGAAGGTAAGTCGGTGAAGGTGCAGATCTATCGAGCCGGCACCGCCGTCGATCGTGCGGAGGATATTCAGGCGGAGGCGAGGGCTTTCGCACGTGCGGCGAATGCCTCCGTTTACACCCCCGAGCTTCTGGTCGACAAGTACGGGTCTAGCCCAGTCAAG GTGATTCGGAGGACGCTGAAGATTGTGACAGCTCTAGGTACGTTTGGGTTGAATTTGTTCATTGATCAAAGGAAAGGCGTGCTTGATCAGAATAAAAGACGGCGAGCTGTGGAGCTCCGGCGAATTTTCACTCGTTTGGGACCTACTTTTGTCAAATTGGGTCAGGGATTGTCAACAAGACCTGACGTGTGTCCGTCGGAGTATCTGGAGGAGCTCTCTGAGCTTCAG GATGCTTTGCCGACATTTCCGGATGCAGAAGCATTTGCGTGCATTGAGAGGGAGTTGGGAGTACCACTTGACTCGATTTACTCGACCATATCTCCGTCTCCGATTGCAGCAGCTAGTTTAGGTCAAGTCTACAAAGCTAAACTGAAGTCAACTGGGCAGGATGTTGCTGTTAAGGTGCAGCGCCCTGGCATTGAAGAGGCTATAGGGCTAGACTTCTTTCTCATACGGAATTTAGGATTTTTCATAAACAAATATGTTGACATCGTAACCACAGATGTTGTGGCCCTTATTGATGAATTTGCACGCAGAGTTTATCAAGAGCTCAACTATGTGCAG GAGGGACAAAATGCGAGGAGATTTAAGAAATTGTATGCTGACAAGAAAGATGTTCTCGTCCCAGACATTTTCTGGGATTACACCAGCACCAAAGTGTTGACGATGGAGTGGGTAAATGGAGTCAAATTAAATGAGCAAGCTGCCATTGAGGGTCAAGGGTTGAAAGTATTGGATCTGGTTAACACTGGCATACAATGCAGCCTCAGACAGCTACTTGAGTATGGATATTTTCATGCAGATCCTCATCCTGGGAATCTCTTGGCAACACCTGAAGGAAAGCTTGCCTTTCTTGATTTTGGAATGATGAGTGAAACACCAGAAGAAGCTAGATTTGCTATCATCGGTCATGTTGTTCACATGGTTAATCGGGATTATGAAGCTATGGCTAATGATTACTATGCTCTAGATTTCTTATCGCCTGATGTAGATGTTTCTCCAATTGTACCAGCTCTTCGGAACTTCTTTGATGATGCGCTGAATTCTACTGTTAGTGAACTGAATTTTAAAACACTGGTGGACGGTCTAGGTGCTGTTTTGTATGAATATCCATTTAATG TCCCAGCTTATTACGCATTGATACTAAGGTCACTCACAGTACTAGAAGGTCTAGCCCTTTATGCTGATCCTAATTTCAAGGTGCTGGCTGCTTCATACCCGTATTTTGCTAAAAGGCTTCTGACTGATCCAAATCCGTATCTCAGAGATGCTCTTATTGAGTTGCTTTTCCAGGATGGGAAGTTTAG GTGGAATCGACTAGAAAGTTTGCTGGTTCAAGGAAGCAAAGATAGAGATTTCTCTGCAAAAGATGCTTTACAGCCTGCTTTGAAGTTATTATTGGGTCCGGATGGTGAAGAACTTCGGACTTTAGTTGTAAAGGAGGCTGTGCGTGTCACTGAAGCCTTTATTTGGGGCACAGCTATTGACACATACAACTCTATGCCCGAATTTATGAAGGGTATGATTGTTAATGGCAATGCTATTGGACCTCTGGCAATGAGCGTCGCTGAACAAGAAAGCATGATAGCACTCCGAGACCAAGTAATCAGAATTTGGGGACTTCTGAGAACCTCTGAAAGCTTTGACCCTGCGATTTTGCAGCCCATTTTACTG GTCCTTCAACAACCTGAAGCACGCAGCCTTGGGGGGAAAGTTATTGGTGGGATCACACAGCGACTTGCGGCACGGTTGTTGCAACAAGTTCTTCGAGTGCCAACACCAGCTCCTGCTTCGACTTTGTGA